Proteins from a single region of Catenulispora acidiphila DSM 44928:
- a CDS encoding aminopeptidase P family protein, giving the protein MSSDPNLSKFATGSHDLPVTDALAAFMATQWAPSPLPDLAPTPVSAWTGHRRAAVSARFPGERLIVPAGVEKLRSNDTYWHYRPHSAFAHLTGGQLLEAVLVFEPNGTGHDAILFAHDRSSRDNGEAFRDRRLGEMWEGRRPSLSESSELYAIATENLNRLADKLSGAAVPTRVLRGSDPRVDSLVTARPEADAEFTAFLSELRLVKDAWEVEQLQAAVDATTLGFQDVARILPTVIGKPRGERWVEGAFNTRARIEGNDVGYNTIVGGGAHACVLHWTANNGTLNPGELLLLDAGVEVDSLYTADITRTLPISGTFTPLQRDLYNLVLSAQNAGIATLHAGANFRDFHWAAMRTIATGLIDMGILKVSLQEAMDPNVGLYRRYTLCGSGHMLGIDVHDCAKARAEEYVDGTLTAGNVLTVEPGLYLQPDDLTLPQELRGIGIRIEDDLLITDEGAILMSAALPREADEIEAWMAHQAA; this is encoded by the coding sequence GTGTCCAGCGACCCGAACCTGTCGAAGTTCGCGACCGGAAGCCACGACCTCCCGGTCACCGACGCCCTAGCGGCGTTCATGGCCACGCAGTGGGCACCGAGCCCGCTACCGGACCTGGCCCCGACCCCCGTCTCAGCATGGACCGGCCACCGGCGCGCAGCAGTCTCGGCACGCTTCCCCGGCGAGCGCCTGATCGTCCCCGCCGGCGTGGAGAAGCTCCGCAGCAACGACACCTACTGGCACTACCGCCCCCACAGCGCCTTCGCCCACCTGACCGGCGGCCAGCTCCTCGAGGCGGTGCTGGTCTTCGAGCCGAACGGCACCGGCCACGACGCGATCCTCTTCGCCCACGACCGCTCCTCCCGCGACAACGGCGAGGCATTCCGCGACCGCCGCCTCGGCGAGATGTGGGAAGGCCGCCGTCCCTCCCTCAGCGAAAGCTCGGAGCTCTACGCCATCGCCACCGAGAACCTGAACCGCCTGGCGGACAAGCTCTCCGGCGCCGCAGTCCCCACCCGCGTACTGCGCGGCTCGGACCCCCGCGTGGACTCCCTGGTCACCGCACGCCCGGAAGCCGACGCAGAGTTCACCGCCTTCCTGTCCGAGCTCCGCCTAGTGAAGGACGCATGGGAAGTCGAGCAGCTCCAAGCCGCCGTCGACGCCACCACCCTCGGCTTCCAGGACGTCGCCCGCATCCTGCCCACGGTCATCGGCAAACCGCGCGGCGAACGCTGGGTCGAAGGCGCCTTCAACACCCGCGCCCGCATCGAAGGCAACGACGTGGGCTACAACACCATCGTCGGCGGCGGCGCCCACGCCTGCGTCCTGCACTGGACAGCGAACAACGGCACCCTCAACCCCGGCGAGCTACTCCTCCTCGACGCAGGCGTCGAAGTAGACAGCCTCTACACCGCCGACATCACCCGCACCCTCCCAATCTCCGGCACCTTCACCCCCCTCCAACGCGACCTCTACAACCTCGTCCTCTCCGCCCAGAACGCCGGCATCGCCACCCTCCACGCCGGCGCCAACTTCCGCGACTTCCACTGGGCCGCAATGCGCACCATCGCCACCGGCCTCATCGACATGGGCATCCTCAAGGTCTCCCTGCAGGAAGCCATGGACCCCAACGTCGGCCTCTACCGCCGCTACACCCTCTGCGGCAGCGGCCACATGCTCGGCATCGACGTCCACGACTGCGCCAAAGCCCGCGCCGAAGAGTACGTAGACGGCACCCTCACAGCAGGCAACGTCCTCACCGTCGAACCAGGCCTCTACCTCCAACCCGACGACCTGACCCTCCCCCAAGAACTACGCGGCATCGGCATCCGCATCGAAGACGACCTCCTGATCACCGACGAAGGCGCAATCCTGATGTCAGCAGCCCTCCCGCGCGAGGCAGACGAGATCGAGGCCTGGATGGCGCACCAGGCGGCCTAA
- a CDS encoding GntR family transcriptional regulator — MPDRTTSGAAVFAGTAPGPDPERGPALNLPRVLGHHSLREQVSHALRAALIAGELRPGVVYSAPVLAAGFGVSATPVREAMLDLAKEGLVEVVRNKGFRVTELSEADLDQFTEIRALIEVPVVTGLARGAALGDLQALRPAAEAIVTAAKARDLIGYVEADQAFHLALLGLSGNPHLVEVVSDLRNRSRLYGLPSLADAGALASSAEEHVQLVDALVARDADRVEALMKTHLTHVRSIWAGRE; from the coding sequence ATGCCAGACAGGACTACCAGCGGCGCCGCCGTCTTCGCGGGCACGGCTCCGGGGCCCGACCCGGAGCGCGGCCCGGCGCTGAACCTGCCCCGCGTGCTCGGCCACCACTCGCTGCGCGAGCAGGTCTCGCACGCGCTGCGCGCGGCCCTGATCGCCGGCGAGCTGCGGCCCGGGGTGGTGTACTCCGCGCCGGTCCTGGCCGCCGGCTTCGGGGTGTCGGCGACGCCGGTACGCGAGGCGATGCTCGACCTGGCGAAGGAAGGGCTGGTCGAGGTCGTGCGGAACAAGGGGTTCCGGGTGACCGAGCTGTCCGAGGCGGACCTGGACCAGTTCACCGAGATCAGGGCCCTGATCGAGGTGCCGGTGGTGACCGGCCTGGCCCGCGGCGCCGCCCTGGGCGACCTGCAGGCGCTGCGTCCGGCCGCGGAGGCCATCGTCACCGCCGCCAAGGCGCGCGACCTGATCGGCTATGTCGAGGCCGACCAAGCCTTCCACCTGGCGCTGCTCGGCCTGTCGGGCAACCCGCACCTGGTGGAGGTGGTCAGCGACCTGCGCAACCGCTCGCGGCTGTACGGCCTGCCCTCGCTCGCCGACGCCGGAGCGCTCGCCAGCTCCGCCGAGGAGCATGTGCAGCTCGTGGACGCGCTGGTCGCCCGCGATGCCGACAGGGTCGAGGCGCTGATGAAGACGCACCTGACGCATGTGCGGTCGATCTGGGCGGGGCGCGAGTAG
- a CDS encoding proline racemase family protein, translated as MRTKHVYHAVDSHTEGMPTRVITGGVGVVPGETMMAKRLYFMEHLDHLRTLLMYEPRGHAAMSGAILQPPTRPDADYGVLYIEVSGLLPMCGHGTIGVATVLVETGMVPVVEPITTVRLDTPAGLILADVHVMDGAAKSVTIRNVPSFVERLDATVEVPGFGAITYDLAYGGNFYAIVDLDAYKLPFDRAAKNEIITAGLATMEAINAAAEPIHPLDDGIRAVHHVYFRAPGSTAQHSRHAMAIFPGWFDRSPCGTGTSARMAQLHARGELALDTDFINESFIGTRFIGRLVEQTEVAGRPAVIPTVTGRAWVTGTAQYFLDPDDPFPAGFLI; from the coding sequence ATGCGCACCAAGCACGTCTACCACGCCGTCGACTCCCACACCGAGGGCATGCCGACCCGGGTCATCACCGGCGGGGTCGGCGTGGTCCCCGGCGAGACCATGATGGCCAAGCGCCTCTACTTCATGGAGCACCTGGACCACCTCCGCACGCTCCTGATGTACGAGCCGCGCGGCCACGCCGCCATGTCCGGGGCGATCCTGCAGCCGCCCACCCGACCCGACGCCGACTACGGCGTGCTCTACATCGAGGTCTCCGGACTGCTCCCGATGTGCGGCCACGGCACCATCGGCGTGGCCACCGTGCTGGTCGAGACAGGCATGGTGCCGGTAGTCGAGCCAATCACCACGGTGCGCCTGGACACCCCGGCCGGGCTGATCCTCGCCGACGTGCACGTCATGGACGGCGCCGCGAAGTCCGTGACCATCCGCAACGTCCCCAGCTTCGTCGAGCGCCTGGACGCCACCGTCGAAGTCCCCGGCTTCGGCGCCATCACCTACGACCTGGCCTACGGCGGCAACTTCTACGCGATCGTGGACCTGGACGCCTACAAGCTGCCCTTCGACCGCGCCGCCAAGAACGAGATCATCACCGCCGGCCTGGCCACCATGGAAGCGATCAACGCCGCCGCCGAGCCCATACACCCGCTGGACGACGGCATCCGCGCCGTCCACCACGTCTACTTCCGCGCCCCCGGCTCCACCGCCCAGCACTCACGGCACGCCATGGCGATCTTCCCCGGCTGGTTCGACCGGTCACCGTGCGGCACCGGCACCTCGGCACGTATGGCGCAGCTGCACGCCCGCGGCGAGCTGGCGCTGGACACCGACTTCATAAACGAGTCCTTTATCGGCACGCGCTTCATCGGCCGCCTGGTCGAGCAGACCGAGGTCGCCGGACGGCCCGCAGTGATTCCGACGGTCACCGGCAGGGCCTGGGTGACCGGGACCGCGCAGTACTTCCTGGATCCGGACGACCCGTTCCCAGCGGGCTTCCTCATCTGA
- a CDS encoding dihydrodipicolinate synthase family protein, translated as MSSRMPWHGVVVATALPFRDDLSVDLDAYAENLRGLIDAGCDGVCPNGSLGEYQTLTDHERAAVVRTAVETVGGDRVLAGVAAYGSMESRRWAEQAAEAGAEAVMLLPPNAYRADERSVLAHYKAVADVGIPIVAYNNPIDTKVDLLPELLQQLHEAGHIRAVKEFSGDTRRAYRIKELAPELDLLVGADDVLLELALAGAVGWISGYPNAIPHACVDLYQAAVAQDLQEALPLYRELHPLLRWDSRVEFVQAIKLSMDLAGRHGGDCRPPRVPLLPEQADAIKADTLRVLPLEDKSRERRQQV; from the coding sequence ATGTCCTCCCGCATGCCCTGGCACGGCGTCGTCGTCGCCACCGCCCTGCCCTTCCGCGACGACCTGTCCGTGGACCTCGACGCCTACGCCGAGAACCTGCGCGGCCTCATCGACGCCGGCTGCGACGGCGTGTGTCCCAACGGCTCGCTCGGCGAGTACCAGACACTCACCGATCACGAACGTGCCGCCGTCGTGCGCACCGCGGTCGAGACCGTCGGCGGGGACCGGGTGCTGGCCGGCGTGGCGGCATACGGCTCGATGGAGTCGCGGCGGTGGGCCGAACAGGCGGCGGAGGCCGGTGCCGAAGCGGTCATGCTGCTGCCGCCCAACGCCTACCGTGCCGACGAGCGCTCCGTCCTGGCGCACTACAAGGCGGTCGCCGACGTCGGCATCCCGATCGTGGCGTACAACAACCCCATCGACACCAAGGTCGACCTGCTCCCCGAACTCCTCCAGCAGCTCCACGAGGCCGGCCACATCCGCGCCGTCAAGGAGTTCTCCGGCGACACCCGCCGCGCCTACCGCATCAAGGAACTGGCGCCCGAGCTCGATCTGTTGGTCGGCGCCGACGACGTCCTGCTCGAACTCGCCCTGGCCGGCGCCGTCGGCTGGATCTCCGGCTACCCGAACGCCATCCCGCACGCGTGCGTCGACCTCTATCAGGCCGCTGTCGCCCAGGACCTGCAGGAAGCCCTACCCCTGTACCGCGAGCTGCACCCGCTCCTGCGCTGGGACTCCCGCGTCGAGTTCGTCCAGGCGATCAAGCTCTCCATGGACCTGGCCGGTCGACACGGCGGCGACTGCCGCCCGCCCCGCGTCCCACTCCTGCCGGAGCAGGCCGACGCCATCAAGGCCGACACCCTCCGCGTCCTGCCACTGGAGGACAAGTCCCGTGAGCGGAGGCAGCAGGTCTGA
- a CDS encoding FAD/NAD(P)-dependent oxidoreductase, whose product MTERALDPTATSEVFGDTEHLDAFDLAVIGAGPAGMAAAATAAEQGLRVALIDAGRQLGGQYFRHPAPGLTADWLPKLYHGWQQFEQLLTRVETAAGIEVLFGHQVWAIEPGFRVLTDRGPIEAPYVILATGAYERVVPFPGWDLPGVFTAGGAQALLKGNLVLPGRRVVVAGTGPLLLPVAAGLATAGAQVLGLYEANTIRGYAKNPLPLLTNPTKLAEGLDYARHLTRARIPVHTGRMIIEAQGTETLEAVITARPDGTDPHRIECDTLAIGYGLAPQIDLALTLGATPTHLTDGTTALRVNTTQRTTIPNLYAAGETAGVAGVETALLEGEIAGLAVAQATARARRMASRAAGTTETQSPVSASLPPPTPPADKTTTPRTTRTITAARARLTRRSNNDTIPKPAPTEPNPASRALENIRARLTHRTDPGPSPSPASPAATNSEPVAARADAASSPVPNSPTATSTSKITAARARLTRRTLVPAASDPAESPAATTPPNLPTLLRRRTRQRALADLLRARHPIPAAWREHLAADTVVCRCEEVPASAITEAVADLGAGDARTVKLLTRAGMGWCQGRVCGYAVACLARGEGADADPPTEADLLAAAKRPLARPVPLGVLADQDRRNK is encoded by the coding sequence ATGACTGAGCGCGCCCTCGATCCCACCGCCACCTCTGAGGTCTTCGGCGACACCGAGCACCTGGACGCCTTCGACCTGGCCGTCATCGGCGCCGGCCCGGCGGGCATGGCAGCAGCCGCGACCGCCGCCGAACAAGGACTGCGCGTCGCCCTCATCGACGCCGGCCGCCAACTCGGCGGCCAGTACTTCCGCCACCCCGCGCCCGGCCTCACCGCCGACTGGCTGCCGAAGCTCTACCACGGCTGGCAGCAGTTCGAGCAGCTGCTCACGCGCGTGGAGACGGCCGCCGGCATCGAAGTCCTGTTCGGCCACCAGGTCTGGGCCATCGAGCCCGGATTCAGGGTCCTGACAGACCGCGGCCCGATCGAGGCGCCCTACGTGATCCTCGCAACCGGCGCCTACGAACGCGTCGTCCCCTTCCCCGGCTGGGACCTCCCCGGCGTCTTCACCGCCGGCGGCGCCCAAGCCCTCCTCAAGGGCAACCTGGTCCTCCCCGGCCGCCGCGTGGTCGTGGCAGGCACCGGCCCACTCCTGCTCCCCGTAGCAGCAGGCCTGGCCACCGCAGGCGCCCAAGTCCTCGGCCTCTACGAAGCCAACACCATCCGTGGCTACGCCAAAAACCCCCTCCCCCTCCTGACCAACCCCACCAAACTCGCCGAAGGCCTCGACTACGCCCGCCACCTGACCCGGGCCCGCATCCCCGTCCACACCGGCCGCATGATCATCGAAGCCCAAGGCACCGAAACCCTCGAAGCAGTCATAACGGCCCGCCCCGACGGCACCGACCCCCACCGCATCGAATGCGACACCCTAGCCATCGGCTACGGCCTAGCCCCCCAAATCGACCTAGCCCTCACCCTAGGCGCCACCCCCACCCACCTCACCGACGGCACCACAGCCCTCCGAGTGAACACAACCCAACGCACCACCATCCCCAACCTCTACGCCGCAGGCGAAACCGCCGGCGTAGCCGGAGTAGAAACAGCCCTCCTCGAAGGCGAAATCGCCGGCCTAGCCGTCGCCCAAGCCACAGCCCGCGCCCGCCGCATGGCAAGCAGAGCAGCAGGCACCACCGAGACACAAAGCCCCGTATCGGCCAGCCTTCCGCCACCAACACCCCCCGCCGACAAGACCACCACCCCGCGCACCACCCGCACAATCACCGCCGCCCGAGCCCGCCTCACCCGCCGATCAAACAACGACACCATCCCAAAACCCGCACCCACCGAACCCAACCCCGCCTCCCGCGCACTCGAAAACATCCGCGCCCGCCTCACCCACCGCACCGATCCCGGACCATCGCCGAGCCCTGCCTCGCCCGCCGCCACCAACTCCGAGCCCGTTGCTGCTCGCGCCGATGCCGCATCATCGCCGGTCCCTAACTCGCCTACCGCCACCAGCACTTCCAAAATCACCGCCGCCCGAGCCCGCCTCACCCGCCGCACCTTAGTTCCAGCCGCCAGCGACCCCGCCGAATCTCCAGCTGCCACCACACCCCCGAACCTCCCCACCCTCCTCCGTCGCCGCACCCGCCAGCGCGCCCTCGCCGACCTCCTCCGCGCGCGCCATCCCATCCCGGCAGCGTGGCGCGAGCACCTCGCCGCCGACACCGTCGTCTGCCGCTGCGAGGAGGTGCCCGCCTCCGCCATCACCGAGGCGGTCGCCGACCTCGGCGCCGGCGACGCCCGGACCGTCAAGCTCCTCACACGCGCCGGCATGGGCTGGTGCCAGGGGCGCGTGTGCGGTTACGCCGTCGCATGCCTGGCCCGCGGCGAGGGTGCTGACGCCGATCCGCCCACCGAGGCCGACCTCCTTGCCGCCGCGAAGCGTCCGCTGGCGCGTCCCGTCCCGCTCGGCGTGCTCGCCGACCAAGACCGAAGGAACAAGTGA
- a CDS encoding (2Fe-2S)-binding protein, with protein MSVDFSFDGRPLTAQPGQTVGAALLAEGIRSWRTTRFSGRPRGLFCGIGVCFDCLVTVNGEPNVRACLAVVAEGDVVRTQVGDGRGGERGGEGND; from the coding sequence GTGAGCGTGGATTTCAGCTTCGACGGCCGCCCGCTGACGGCCCAACCCGGACAGACCGTCGGCGCGGCACTGCTGGCCGAGGGCATCCGGTCATGGCGCACGACGCGCTTCAGCGGCCGGCCGCGCGGGCTGTTCTGCGGGATCGGCGTGTGCTTCGACTGTCTGGTGACGGTGAACGGGGAGCCGAACGTGCGGGCGTGCCTCGCGGTCGTCGCGGAGGGAGATGTGGTGCGGACCCAGGTAGGCGATGGACGCGGCGGCGAGCGGGGCGGTGAAGGCAATGACTGA
- a CDS encoding NAD(P)/FAD-dependent oxidoreductase, which translates to MSAAASGSRPTSDVVVIGAGMIGAACAFYAARAGLSVTVVDSGPVAGGTSGAGEGNLLVSDKEPGPELDLALRSQELWRSLAAEDDGAFGAGFEFEAKGGLVVAFTATDFEALQRFAATQVPLGVVAEEVPGDRLAEFEPYIAPELAGGFWYPQDAQVMPALATARLLKASSARLRLGSAVTGLVLSGSGAVRGVRTVAGEIPARFVVNAAGFGASAIASFAGSALPVQPRRGFVLVTEPLPAMVRHKVYSAAYVADVSSSDAALQSSAVVEGTPSGPVLIGASRERVGLDRRPSYDALGRLAAQGAELFPFLADVKVQRYYTGFRPYLPDHLPAIGPDLNVSGLFHACGHEGAGIGLAPATGELIASMLIGQRSPVAAEPFAPARFGTAVEHGDGTQ; encoded by the coding sequence GTGAGCGCAGCCGCCAGCGGGTCCCGCCCGACGTCCGACGTCGTGGTGATCGGGGCCGGGATGATCGGCGCGGCGTGCGCCTTCTACGCCGCGCGCGCCGGCCTGTCGGTGACGGTAGTCGACAGCGGCCCGGTGGCCGGCGGCACGTCCGGGGCGGGGGAGGGGAACCTGCTGGTCTCGGACAAGGAACCGGGACCGGAGTTGGACCTCGCGCTGCGCTCCCAGGAGCTGTGGCGCTCGCTGGCCGCCGAGGACGACGGCGCGTTCGGAGCGGGCTTCGAGTTCGAGGCCAAGGGCGGCTTGGTCGTCGCGTTCACGGCGACCGATTTCGAGGCGCTGCAACGCTTTGCGGCCACGCAGGTACCTCTGGGCGTCGTCGCCGAAGAAGTACCGGGGGACCGATTAGCCGAATTCGAACCCTACATCGCCCCGGAACTGGCCGGCGGATTCTGGTATCCGCAGGACGCGCAGGTGATGCCGGCGCTGGCCACGGCGCGGTTGCTGAAGGCCTCGAGCGCGCGGCTGCGGTTGGGGAGCGCGGTAACCGGGCTTGTGCTGTCCGGCAGCGGCGCGGTGCGCGGGGTGCGGACGGTGGCGGGAGAGATCCCGGCGCGGTTCGTGGTGAACGCCGCCGGGTTCGGGGCGTCAGCTATCGCTTCCTTCGCCGGGTCGGCACTGCCGGTCCAGCCGCGACGCGGGTTCGTGTTGGTGACCGAGCCGCTTCCGGCGATGGTGCGGCACAAGGTGTATTCGGCGGCCTACGTCGCGGATGTCTCGAGCTCGGATGCGGCGTTGCAGTCCTCTGCTGTGGTTGAGGGGACGCCGTCGGGACCGGTGCTGATCGGTGCGAGCCGGGAGCGTGTCGGGCTGGACCGGCGGCCGTCGTATGACGCGCTGGGTCGACTGGCAGCTCAGGGCGCTGAGTTGTTCCCGTTCCTGGCGGACGTGAAGGTCCAGCGCTACTACACCGGTTTCCGGCCCTACCTGCCCGATCACCTGCCGGCAATCGGCCCAGACCTCAACGTATCAGGGCTCTTCCACGCCTGCGGGCACGAGGGCGCCGGAATCGGCCTGGCGCCAGCAACCGGGGAGTTGATCGCTTCGATGCTGATCGGGCAACGGTCGCCGGTAGCGGCGGAGCCATTCGCGCCGGCACGCTTCGGCACGGCTGTCGAACACGGGGACGGTACGCAGTGA
- a CDS encoding family 2B encapsulin nanocompartment shell protein, with protein MTVDQSAAAPETTTEGDQLSLDTAAARNLATTTKTPPQMQGITSRWLLRVLPWIEASGGAYRVNRRLSHAVGRGRVAFSQAGDDDVRVLAPTLTELPPLRDFADEALLAELASRFSVRELRAGQTLTEAGTPVDTLWLIAHGKVDLTGQGKYGDDAVHGHLADGDHLGDEVFQTTAGGGAAVNGHAPRWQTTALAATPVIALAVPAADVRALIDRSEALREHLAAHRSTTAKAQNAHGEAEIELAAGHEGETELPGTFADYELNPREYELSVAQTVLRIHTRVADLYNKPMSQLDQQLRLTVEAVRERQEDELVNNRSFGLLHNADFEQRVHTHSGPPTPDDLDELLSLRRDTNYLLAHPKAIAAFGRECTKRGIYPGTMDLLGTQVPSWRGVPLLPVPKIPVLDGHTTSILALRVGEAEQGVVGLHQTGLPDEYQPGLSVRFMGVDEKAITSYLVSAYYSAAVLVPDALGVLENVEIARPRG; from the coding sequence ATGACGGTCGATCAGAGCGCGGCGGCACCGGAGACCACTACCGAGGGCGATCAGCTCAGCCTGGACACCGCGGCGGCGCGGAACCTGGCCACCACCACCAAGACGCCGCCGCAGATGCAGGGCATCACCTCCCGCTGGCTGCTGCGCGTGCTGCCGTGGATCGAGGCCTCCGGCGGCGCCTACCGGGTCAACCGCCGCCTGAGCCACGCCGTCGGGCGCGGCCGGGTGGCGTTCAGCCAGGCCGGGGACGACGACGTGCGCGTGCTGGCGCCGACCCTGACCGAGCTGCCGCCGCTGCGCGACTTCGCCGACGAGGCGTTGCTGGCCGAGCTGGCCTCGCGCTTTTCCGTGCGCGAGCTCCGGGCCGGGCAGACGCTGACCGAGGCCGGGACGCCGGTGGACACCCTGTGGCTGATCGCCCACGGCAAGGTCGACCTGACCGGCCAGGGCAAGTACGGCGACGACGCCGTGCACGGCCACCTCGCCGACGGCGACCACCTGGGCGACGAGGTCTTCCAGACCACCGCGGGCGGCGGCGCGGCCGTCAACGGCCACGCCCCGCGCTGGCAGACCACGGCGCTGGCCGCGACCCCGGTCATCGCGCTGGCGGTTCCGGCGGCCGACGTCAGGGCCCTGATCGACCGGTCGGAGGCGCTGCGCGAGCACCTGGCCGCGCACCGCAGCACAACGGCCAAGGCACAGAACGCGCACGGCGAGGCCGAGATCGAATTGGCCGCCGGGCACGAGGGCGAGACCGAGCTGCCCGGCACGTTCGCCGACTACGAGCTCAACCCGCGCGAGTACGAGCTGTCGGTGGCGCAGACCGTCCTGCGGATCCACACCCGCGTCGCAGACCTCTACAACAAGCCGATGAGCCAGCTGGACCAGCAGCTGCGGCTGACCGTCGAGGCGGTGCGCGAGCGGCAGGAGGACGAGCTGGTCAACAACCGCAGCTTCGGGCTGCTGCACAACGCCGACTTCGAGCAGCGCGTGCACACCCACTCCGGACCGCCGACGCCGGACGACCTGGACGAGCTGCTCTCGCTGCGCCGCGACACCAACTATCTGCTCGCGCACCCGAAGGCGATCGCCGCCTTCGGCCGGGAGTGCACCAAGCGCGGGATCTACCCGGGGACGATGGATCTGCTGGGGACGCAGGTGCCGTCGTGGCGGGGTGTTCCGCTGCTGCCGGTCCCGAAGATCCCGGTGCTGGACGGGCACACCACCTCGATCCTGGCGCTGCGGGTCGGCGAGGCCGAGCAGGGCGTGGTCGGACTGCACCAGACCGGGCTGCCGGACGAGTACCAGCCGGGGCTGTCGGTGCGGTTCATGGGCGTCGATGAGAAGGCCATCACCTCTTATCTGGTGAGCGCCTACTACTCGGCGGCGGTGCTGGTGCCGGACGCGCTCGGCGTGCTGGAGAACGTCGAGATCGCGCGGCCTCGTGGCTGA
- a CDS encoding polyprenyl synthetase family protein, with product MAAPLPKGLAEAALHRTRDAVEPVLRAAIDTLPGRLRTIAAYHFGWEDAEGAAVDGIGGKLLRPGLVLAAAAAVGGEKVADSPVLAAAAAVELAHNFTLLHDDVIDRDQTRRHRPTAWTVFGAENAILAGDAMLALALRLVGGEAASRLAECVIEICDGQYEDCAFELRDDVTLDECLAMAGKKTGALLGCACALGGLAVRADPLTVAALDLFGRELGMAFQLTDDLLGIWGDPAVTGKPVGADLSARKKSLPVVAALSARSAAAGELARLYALGRDFTEHEVRRATDAVERAGGRAWAATEATARIAKAHAHLRRAPSIEQTAVHDLHAIAELITRRSK from the coding sequence TTGGCAGCGCCATTGCCCAAAGGTCTTGCCGAAGCAGCGTTGCACCGCACTCGTGACGCGGTCGAACCGGTCCTGCGCGCCGCCATCGACACCCTTCCGGGCCGATTACGCACGATTGCCGCGTACCACTTCGGCTGGGAGGACGCCGAGGGCGCAGCGGTCGACGGCATCGGCGGCAAGTTGTTGCGGCCGGGTCTGGTCCTGGCCGCCGCGGCGGCGGTTGGGGGCGAGAAGGTCGCCGACTCCCCGGTGCTGGCTGCCGCGGCGGCCGTCGAGCTGGCGCACAACTTCACGCTGCTGCACGACGACGTCATAGACCGCGACCAGACCCGGCGCCACCGCCCGACCGCGTGGACGGTGTTCGGCGCCGAGAACGCGATCCTGGCCGGGGACGCCATGCTGGCGCTCGCGCTGCGGCTGGTCGGGGGCGAGGCGGCGAGCCGGCTGGCGGAGTGCGTCATCGAGATCTGCGACGGTCAGTACGAGGACTGCGCCTTCGAGCTGCGCGACGACGTCACGCTGGACGAGTGCTTGGCGATGGCCGGCAAGAAGACGGGGGCGTTGTTGGGCTGCGCGTGCGCGCTCGGCGGGTTGGCGGTGCGCGCCGATCCGCTGACCGTGGCGGCGCTGGACCTGTTCGGGCGCGAACTCGGGATGGCCTTCCAGCTGACCGACGACCTGCTCGGCATCTGGGGCGATCCGGCGGTCACCGGCAAGCCGGTCGGGGCGGATCTCAGTGCACGAAAGAAGTCGCTGCCGGTGGTCGCCGCGCTGTCGGCACGCTCGGCGGCGGCGGGGGAACTGGCGCGGTTGTATGCGCTGGGGCGCGACTTCACCGAGCACGAGGTGCGGCGGGCGACCGACGCCGTGGAACGTGCCGGGGGCAGAGCATGGGCCGCGACGGAGGCGACGGCCCGCATCGCCAAGGCGCACGCGCATCTGCGGCGCGCGCCGAGTATCGAACAGACAGCGGTGCACGACCTGCATGCGATCGCCGAGCTGATCACCCGGCGCAGCAAGTAA
- a CDS encoding bestrophin-like domain — protein MTAKDYGIIVAVLILTFITLRLFERFIPHHRREPHNDVAGFIFATVSVVFAVPLAFVVVALWTNNDTAHQTTFKEANELAGIYWISRQLPEPLGPQLEHETLDYAHTVIDDEWPLLADHQTSPKATELVYQMRDSVFAFKPADISQQTLYDHALTHVESLAEERRLRLNQTEESLPPLLWAILIGSALVTIAFTFLFGLSSSFAHTVMVMTLAALVVVSLVVVREMSYPYSGTMKVHPTAFEVFLSRLPAPR, from the coding sequence ATGACCGCCAAGGACTACGGCATCATCGTCGCCGTCCTCATCCTGACCTTCATCACCCTGCGCCTGTTCGAGCGCTTCATTCCGCATCATCGGCGCGAGCCGCACAATGATGTCGCCGGGTTCATCTTCGCCACGGTCTCTGTGGTGTTCGCGGTGCCGTTGGCGTTCGTGGTGGTGGCGTTGTGGACGAACAATGACACCGCGCATCAGACCACGTTCAAGGAGGCTAACGAGCTCGCGGGTATCTACTGGATCTCGCGTCAGTTGCCGGAGCCGCTGGGTCCGCAGTTGGAGCACGAGACGCTGGACTACGCGCACACGGTCATCGATGACGAGTGGCCGTTGCTGGCCGATCATCAGACGAGCCCGAAGGCCACGGAGCTGGTGTACCAGATGCGCGACAGTGTCTTTGCCTTCAAACCGGCCGACATCTCGCAGCAGACTCTCTACGATCACGCGCTGACCCATGTCGAGTCGCTGGCTGAGGAGCGCAGACTGCGGTTGAACCAGACCGAGGAGTCGTTGCCGCCGCTGCTGTGGGCGATCCTCATCGGCAGCGCGTTGGTGACCATTGCCTTCACGTTCTTGTTCGGCCTGTCCAGTTCCTTCGCGCACACCGTGATGGTGATGACGTTGGCCGCGCTGGTCGTGGTGTCGTTGGTGGTCGTCAGGGAGATGAGTTACCCGTATTCGGGGACGATGAAGGTCCATCCGACGGCGTTCGAGGTGTTCCTGTCACGGCTGCCGGCGCCTCGCTGA